A window of Candidatus Binatia bacterium genomic DNA:
ACCGGTCGCGGCGGCCTTACCGCCGCCGCATTCGCTGCCTGCACGGCCTCCAGCAAAGGCCGGAGCCTCGCCTCCTCCTGCAGATCGCGGAGACCCGGCGTATTCGGAGAGCTGACGTTGAGCGCCAGATAGCTGGCGAATCCGGCGAGCTGTCGCACGCCCTCGACGTAGTCGCCGGCCGCCGCCTCCAGCGGAGTCACGCGCGACTTGCCCAGATTGATGCCCAGCGGAACCACCGGCGCAAGCCTTGCCGTCAGCGTCGCAAGCCGAGCGGACACTGCCGCCGCCCCCGCACTGTTGAACCCCAGCCGATTGATCAGGGCGGCGTCGGCAGTCAAACGGAAGAGCCGCGGCGGAGGATTGCCCGACTGCGCCAGCGCGGTCACCGTCCCCAATTCGGCGAACCCGAACCCGAACAACGGCCAGACGTGCGGTGCCGCCGCGTTTTTGTCGAAACCTGCCGCCAGACCCACCGGGTTGGCAAAGTCGACCCCCCACAACCGCTGCGCCAGCAGCGGATGCGACCATGGCCGGGGCGCCCAGCGAAGGGTTGAAAACAATGCCTCGAGCAGCCCCACCGCGGCCAGAGCGCCGCGGTGGGCGCGTTCCGGGTCGAGCCGAAAGAGCAGTGGGCGCAACGCCTTGTACCGCATCGGGATCACTTCACGACCTTGCAAGGCAAAGCGACAACCGCCTCTCGCCTCGCATCGGATCGTTCGCGACACCGCCGGATCGCGGCGCAAAGGAACCCGATCGAGGACACTGCCCAGCCTCTTCTACGCCCGGGCGCGGGCTGCGCGCTCCGTGCCTTCCTGACAGCTTCGGCAAACCGCTACGCGTCCGGCACGTCGGAAGGCGTCACCGCGGTCGCCGCGGCACGG
This region includes:
- a CDS encoding quinone-dependent dihydroorotate dehydrogenase encodes the protein MRYKALRPLLFRLDPERAHRGALAAVGLLEALFSTLRWAPRPWSHPLLAQRLWGVDFANPVGLAAGFDKNAAAPHVWPLFGFGFAELGTVTALAQSGNPPPRLFRLTADAALINRLGFNSAGAAAVSARLATLTARLAPVVPLGINLGKSRVTPLEAAAGDYVEGVRQLAGFASYLALNVSSPNTPGLRDLQEEARLRPLLEAVQAANAAAVRPPRPVLLKVAPDLSDDALGAIVALARSAGVAGFVATNTTVARPGLRTRIDEAGGLSGEPLRDRATAVVRVLRRHAGPDLPIVGVGGVASGADAYAKIRAGASLVQVYTGMIYEGPWLARRIAVDLAALLERDGLRLPEAVGRDA